The segment AAATCCTGAAACTGTTTCATACCTTCCATATCCTGGTCTCATTCCAAGAACCATTGCAATTAAAAAAACACCTATTGTAATGGATACGTAAGATGGAATCACAAATGCCAGGAGCTGGCTGTTCACTGCAAGCACCCAACCAATTATCGCAAGTACCAGAGCCGCAAAATCAATTTTCTGGGCTCCAAATGGTGACTTGTATTTTTTGTAGCTCAATACAAGACCAGCAACTGATCCTATTACAAATGAAGTTACGTAGACAAGATAAATTATTTGATCCATGTTTTATCACCGTTATGCAGGTCTGTAAAGGTATATGAAGGAACATATGAACCCTATAAGAACTATGATCATGGCCCAAGTTTCTGCATTCTCTGAGAAATGGTTTGCATTCTTTTTGTATTGAAGTGCCGTTAATATTAGTATGAGAAACACTGCAACAGTCAGTGGTATGACAACCATCCACTGCAGGAATGCAGCAAGTCCACTGGCAAGTACAGCTCCAGAAACAGCCAGAGCCATGAAAAATATGGTGTCTTTTTCTTGTTCTTCCATTTTGAATTCCCCTTAAAAATCCTGATGAATTCCCTATTTTTAAGTTTTGGTTAATTGGATTTTTGATTGAAGTGACCAATGAAAATTTTTTTTAAATTGGTTGAATTTTATTAAATCTATGTTTCAAATGAATTTTTTTTCGTGAAATATTTTTTTGTGAAATAATATGAAAATATTTTTTTAAAGTTATTTTAAAGTTATTTTAAAGTTATTTTAAAGTTATTTTTTTTTGTTATATGAAATTTTAAAGTACAGGCATGAGTAACAGTGAACCCACAATTCCAAGGAATGCCAGGGACACCTGGAGCATTACTGAATGGTTTGGATTTAGAAGTGGTGTTGTTGCACATATGAATGCTGTTACCGCCGTTAAAATAACCATTCCAACCAGGTAGCCGATCACTCCAAGGGGTCCTATGAAAACTGTCAGGAATATCCATAGGAGCATGTACCATGCTATTGACTCTGATATCATCAGATATCCTCTTAAGAGTCCGAAGTGTTCTGTTTCATACCCTGAAATAATATCCTTTCCCTTGGTTATTGCAAATGGGGAGTAGGGTGCCTTTGAAAGTATCAGCACGAAGAACATCATTGCAACAAGTGGCAAGCTGTAGATTAATGGTCCGTGAATGGATTGGTAACTTACTATTTCACTGATTCCCATGGTACCTGTTTTCAGGTAGATGAGTATTATAACTGCAAATAATGGTACTTCAGCTGCTGCTGAGAAAACTGCTCTGACACAGCTGAGTTTACCGTAGGGTGAACCTGATGAGGATCCTGCATTGTGCTCAACGATCTTGTGAATTGCATATATTGCAAAGATTATGAGGAGTGAACCTCCCATCACAGGACCCACTATGACTGCAGCAATCCATATGAGTGATAACATTGCAGTTATTGCAATGTAAAATGGCATTGCTGCTGTGCGGGGAAATGCAGATTCCTTTATGAAGAATTTTATTGTGTGAAGAAGGTGCTGGATGATGGGTGGTCCCGGTCTCATCTGTATCCTTGCCATTATTTTTCTTTGAAGTCCAAAGAGCAGGCTTCCCACCAGAAATGCGATAAGAACGTTTAACAGGATTTTTGCCATTAATGTATTCATCTGATCACCGATTTGTAAATTTAATTATTGATTCTGTTGATTTTATGTCCATTTAGATCCCCACATCTAGTATCCAATAAATGGCTCCTTTCTTTTAGCTTCTTCCTCTTCCTTACTGCCCTTTGCCATGGCTAAAAGCCCAAAGGACAGTAGTACTGTGGGTATAAATATGAGTGAAATTGCATACACCATCCAGTCAGGTATGTTGAATATCAGGGCGTAAAGTATAGCCCCAACAGAAATTATGAACGTAAGCCAGCTTATTATCCTCAATTGGTCCATTTAATTCACCTGAATTTTTTCATGGTTTTCGAATTATTGATCCTAATACTCGATCTATTTGTTTTATAATCATTTATTATTTCTAATTTTTTTGCCTTCATCTTGGTCTTTAATCTTTATATTTGTCTTAAATCCATTTTAGAAGGGTTTGTTTATGATTAACATTATTTCAATGGCTCTGACAATTACAAGTAGTGAGCTCAAGTGTATTATAAGTAGGAATGGTGAACCTGGGGTTCTGAACATCTCTGCTTTGGTTGCAAAAAAGGGTGCAACTCCACTTTCACCTGCAACCCCAAGGAATACAAGTATTGATCCTAAAAGCATCATTGGTGTTGTTGAGGACATCTGTGCAATTTGAAGTAGGCTTATACTTCCTGTTGAAGCCAGTATTAATGCTGCACCTCCAAAAAGGGGTAATGCTGCCATCATTGCTATAAGTCCATACTGGAATGCTGCGTCCAGTACATCCACCTCTTTTACAGCTGCAACTATACCTATGTTCACGATACCTATGAGGCATATGAACAATGTGAAATCGAATATATCCCCTGTTATCATTGCTCCTGCAGTTGCAAGTCCACAGACAATTGCAAGGAACCTTCTTATCTTGAATTCTGCCCTTCCAACTCTGACTTCCCTGTCCTTGAGGGATCCGAATTCAGCCTCAACCTGGGCTTCGGTTTTGCTGATTGCAATCAGGAATGTGAATGCCAGTGCAGCTGCAAACATGAAAAGGTTGAATGGGGTCATGTAGAGTACAATATCCCCCAGTGGTATGTAACCCAGTAGGTGTGCTCCAAGTATTGATACGTCCATTTTATTTTACTCCTTTTTGAATTCTTCTCTGCCTAAAACACCAATGAGTCCTGCTTTAAATGTGACTTTTATAAATATTCCGAAGGCCGCAAGGAAGAGTGCCAGTAGCCAGTACTGTGGGAACACAAAAAACACCATGAACCCTGCAAGCCACAGGCACCATGCTACACCTGAAGCTCCTGCTATTCCTTCCCACATGCCTGATGGAACTCCTCTGACAGTCTTTGAGAGTACGTAGAATAATATTCCTGCACCTGCAACTGCTCCTCCTGTAAATCCGCTCATAAAGGCTCCCTGTGCAATCAGGATCACTGCAATGAACGCCGGGGCTGTGTCAAGGATTTCCAGGTTCATGTTCATTGGTAAAGGTACGAGTGGAACATATTTTCCCTTTTTCGTTCCATTCTTCCTCATTTCCCTGCTCATTAGAACTTCGGATATTGCAAGGATCTCTGCAAGTTCAACAACCAATCCTGGTAGTATCAGGGATTCTGCAAGGTCAGTTCCAACTGCAGCAACAACAATGAGCATT is part of the Methanobacterium aggregans genome and harbors:
- a CDS encoding DUF2104 domain-containing protein, which codes for MDQIIYLVYVTSFVIGSVAGLVLSYKKYKSPFGAQKIDFAALVLAIIGWVLAVNSQLLAFVIPSYVSITIGVFLIAMVLGMRPGYGRYETVSGFAVAAIIWILGTVLI
- a CDS encoding hydrogenase yields the protein MEEQEKDTIFFMALAVSGAVLASGLAAFLQWMVVIPLTVAVFLILILTALQYKKNANHFSENAETWAMIIVLIGFICSFIYLYRPA
- a CDS encoding respiratory chain complex I subunit 1 family protein, coding for MNTLMAKILLNVLIAFLVGSLLFGLQRKIMARIQMRPGPPIIQHLLHTIKFFIKESAFPRTAAMPFYIAITAMLSLIWIAAVIVGPVMGGSLLIIFAIYAIHKIVEHNAGSSSGSPYGKLSCVRAVFSAAAEVPLFAVIILIYLKTGTMGISEIVSYQSIHGPLIYSLPLVAMMFFVLILSKAPYSPFAITKGKDIISGYETEHFGLLRGYLMISESIAWYMLLWIFLTVFIGPLGVIGYLVGMVILTAVTAFICATTPLLNPNHSVMLQVSLAFLGIVGSLLLMPVL
- a CDS encoding DUF788 domain-containing protein codes for the protein MDQLRIISWLTFIISVGAILYALIFNIPDWMVYAISLIFIPTVLLSFGLLAMAKGSKEEEEAKRKEPFIGY
- a CDS encoding EhaG family protein, whose product is MIVPDVVSPVVVALYTPAIIVGILAALIGLLGISFEKNDLQILILTDLVGIAMLIVVAAVGTDLAESLILPGLVVELAEILAISEVLMSREMRKNGTKKGKYVPLVPLPMNMNLEILDTAPAFIAVILIAQGAFMSGFTGGAVAGAGILFYVLSKTVRGVPSGMWEGIAGASGVAWCLWLAGFMVFFVFPQYWLLALFLAAFGIFIKVTFKAGLIGVLGREEFKKE